Proteins from one Longimicrobium sp. genomic window:
- the aroE gene encoding shikimate dehydrogenase, protein MTPTAATRPFALLGDPVGHSLSPVFQNAAIRHLGLDAVYVALRCAADDAPGLIRSLARAGGGGNVTVPHKQVAARAVDVASDRVVRTGACNAFWLADGRVHGDNTDVAGVDGAIRALLGRSAAGASVLLLGAGGAASAAVCALADAGAERIVIVNRSPERASELAERFRTPAVRIDTAASADDLPGEQFDLAINSTSLGLKPGDPLPLDPHASTLTLGAALDLVYSPGETQWVHQMRVRGIPAADGKEMLIQQGAAAFRHWFGVDAPVDVMRAALRETSGRDAS, encoded by the coding sequence GTGACGCCCACGGCCGCCACCCGCCCGTTCGCCCTCCTGGGCGACCCCGTCGGCCACTCGCTTTCTCCCGTCTTCCAGAACGCCGCCATCCGCCACCTGGGGCTCGACGCCGTCTACGTCGCGCTCCGCTGCGCCGCGGACGATGCGCCCGGCCTGATCCGCTCCCTTGCTCGTGCGGGCGGTGGCGGGAACGTGACCGTGCCCCACAAGCAGGTCGCCGCGCGCGCCGTCGACGTCGCCAGCGACCGCGTCGTCCGAACCGGGGCGTGCAACGCGTTCTGGTTGGCCGACGGCCGGGTGCATGGCGACAACACCGACGTGGCGGGGGTGGATGGGGCCATCCGCGCGCTCCTGGGCCGCTCGGCGGCGGGCGCGTCCGTGCTCCTGCTGGGGGCGGGCGGCGCCGCGAGCGCGGCCGTCTGCGCGCTGGCGGATGCGGGCGCGGAGCGGATCGTCATCGTCAACCGCTCCCCGGAGCGCGCATCGGAGCTGGCGGAGCGGTTCCGCACGCCCGCCGTGCGCATCGACACGGCCGCCTCCGCGGACGATCTGCCGGGCGAGCAGTTCGACCTGGCGATCAACAGCACCTCGCTAGGCCTGAAACCAGGCGATCCGCTCCCGCTCGATCCTCACGCGTCTACTTTGACGCTTGGCGCCGCGCTGGATCTCGTATATTCGCCCGGTGAAACACAGTGGGTGCACCAAATGAGGGTGCGCGGAATCCCTGCGGCGGACGGCAAGGAGATGCTGATCCAGCAGGGCGCCGCCGCCTTCCGCCACTGGTTCGGCGTGGACGCGCCCGTGGACGTGATGCGGGCGGCGCTGCGGGAAACATCCGGGCGAGACGCGTCGTAA
- the radA gene encoding DNA repair protein RadA produces MAKTKTAYFCRECGNETARWQGQCPGCHEWNTLVEEPTAPRKSKGGAAGSSVRVAGASISAPVRLRDVEGAERPRWATGLAEFDFVLGGGIVPGSVVLVGGEPGIGKSTILLQVAGRVEGAQRSTLYVSGEESAHQVKLRADRLDEAAGSVTLLAETDLDGILIRAAELNPAVLLIDSIQTVYTPELEGAPGNVGQVRECAARLQRFAKQTGTAVFLVGHVTKGGGIAGPKTLEHIVDTVLYFESAGGLDNRVLRATKNRFGGVDEIGVFRMTAAGLSPVGNPSELFLGERSDAVPGSAVVATMEGTRPLLVEVQALAAKAAYGAPQRVSTGIDQKRLALLLAVLEKRAGLHFGQLDVFLNVVGGLRLTETATDAAVAVALASSVFDRPVPSDTVVIGELGLGGELRPVGQIERRLTEAARMGFRAAYLSPRAVPQSVPPGIRAIPVEDVRTLVDRIFAA; encoded by the coding sequence ATGGCGAAGACGAAGACGGCGTACTTCTGCCGCGAGTGCGGCAACGAGACGGCGCGGTGGCAGGGGCAATGCCCCGGCTGCCACGAATGGAACACGCTGGTGGAAGAGCCCACCGCGCCCCGCAAGAGCAAGGGGGGGGCGGCGGGCTCGTCCGTGCGCGTGGCGGGCGCCAGCATCTCGGCGCCCGTACGGCTGCGCGACGTGGAGGGTGCCGAGCGTCCGCGCTGGGCGACCGGGCTGGCGGAGTTCGACTTCGTCTTGGGCGGCGGCATCGTGCCCGGCTCCGTCGTGCTGGTGGGCGGCGAGCCCGGCATCGGCAAGTCCACCATCCTGCTGCAGGTGGCCGGCCGGGTGGAGGGTGCCCAGCGTAGCACGCTGTACGTGTCGGGAGAGGAATCTGCCCACCAAGTGAAGCTGCGCGCTGACCGGCTGGACGAGGCGGCGGGATCGGTGACGCTGCTGGCGGAAACGGACCTGGACGGCATCCTCATCCGCGCCGCCGAGCTCAACCCGGCTGTGCTGCTGATCGACTCCATCCAGACCGTTTACACGCCGGAGCTGGAGGGCGCGCCCGGCAACGTGGGCCAGGTGCGCGAGTGCGCGGCGCGGCTTCAGCGCTTTGCCAAGCAGACCGGGACGGCGGTGTTCCTGGTGGGCCACGTCACCAAGGGCGGCGGCATCGCGGGGCCCAAGACGCTGGAGCACATCGTCGACACGGTGCTCTACTTCGAGTCCGCCGGCGGGCTGGACAACCGCGTGCTGCGCGCCACCAAGAACCGCTTCGGCGGGGTGGACGAGATCGGCGTGTTCCGCATGACAGCGGCGGGCCTTTCGCCCGTCGGCAATCCGTCGGAGCTGTTCCTGGGCGAGCGTTCCGACGCCGTCCCCGGTTCCGCCGTCGTGGCCACGATGGAGGGCACGCGGCCGCTCCTCGTCGAAGTGCAGGCGCTGGCGGCAAAGGCCGCCTACGGTGCGCCGCAGCGGGTGAGCACCGGCATCGACCAGAAGCGGCTGGCGCTGCTGCTGGCGGTGCTGGAAAAACGTGCGGGCCTTCACTTCGGCCAGCTGGACGTGTTCCTGAACGTGGTTGGCGGGCTGCGGCTCACCGAGACGGCCACGGACGCGGCGGTGGCCGTGGCGCTCGCGTCCAGCGTGTTCGACCGCCCGGTTCCGTCGGACACCGTGGTCATCGGCGAGCTGGGGCTGGGCGGCGAGCTGCGCCCGGTCGGACAGATCGAGCGGCGGCTGACCGAGGCCGCGCGCATGGGCTTTCGCGCGGCGTACCTGTCGCCGCGCGCCGTTCCGCAGTCGGTGCCGCCCGGCATCCGCGCCATCCCCGTCGAGGACGTCCGCACCCTTGTCGACCGCATCTTCGCCGCCTGA
- a CDS encoding competence protein CoiA family protein: MPITSYAHLPRGQRPEAFCPVCLERVFLHLGTRMRHHYAHRPEAECAAARGEGALHLSAKIHIAEQLADGGKGLTVRPVCARVPEDRSTERCPPAPLDTWDVEWDDVRVESTFPSLRADVMLFREGVEVGAIEIYAHHTVDAEKAEKYRRLGLPWIEVPARGVISEAGIGWTVDKPLAVLQDSRHPEPWRCGRHEALHVGMLEHERSGVHRMAGRVVHIYRSDGGRSKGETRVRATAVYMMERREDGELAEAWLERDDTEGRIGFPMRTRDRDDARRALHSQFAGWVRWMRENQGATVDSPMRWTPPRTLEGWKKSTSFPQRLRWDPHQGSFAAVPNLPTSSWPRVPRADPYVADPVLGLDGCTWTQLHPGKPPVMHAVAGAVWGTLRAQAGRTGAGEETAYLSACVHDGERWRTCDGAPYVATLAPEPDQDWVQLLQEWVRRLAELEPPAVQDGQAAVDVLGALRSGC, from the coding sequence GTGCCCATCACCAGCTACGCCCACCTCCCCCGAGGCCAACGCCCCGAGGCGTTCTGCCCCGTCTGCCTGGAGCGCGTGTTTCTGCATCTCGGCACGCGGATGCGCCATCATTACGCGCACCGCCCCGAGGCGGAGTGCGCCGCGGCCCGGGGTGAAGGCGCGCTGCATCTCTCGGCGAAAATCCACATCGCGGAGCAGCTGGCCGATGGCGGGAAGGGGCTGACGGTCCGGCCCGTCTGCGCGCGCGTGCCGGAGGACCGCAGCACTGAGCGCTGCCCGCCCGCACCACTGGATACCTGGGATGTCGAGTGGGACGACGTACGGGTGGAGAGCACGTTTCCGTCGCTGCGTGCGGACGTGATGCTGTTCCGGGAGGGCGTGGAGGTCGGCGCGATCGAGATCTACGCCCATCACACGGTGGATGCGGAAAAGGCGGAGAAGTATCGCCGGCTGGGGCTGCCGTGGATCGAGGTTCCCGCGCGGGGCGTGATCTCCGAAGCGGGCATCGGCTGGACGGTCGATAAGCCGCTGGCGGTGCTGCAGGACAGCCGGCATCCGGAACCCTGGCGCTGCGGCCGGCACGAGGCGCTGCACGTGGGGATGCTGGAGCACGAGCGCTCGGGTGTGCACCGGATGGCGGGTCGCGTGGTCCACATCTACCGCTCGGACGGCGGACGGTCGAAGGGCGAGACGCGGGTTCGCGCCACGGCCGTGTACATGATGGAGCGGCGCGAGGACGGCGAGCTCGCCGAGGCCTGGCTGGAGCGAGACGATACCGAGGGGCGCATCGGCTTTCCCATGCGCACGCGGGACCGCGACGACGCCCGCCGCGCGCTCCACTCGCAGTTCGCCGGGTGGGTGCGGTGGATGCGCGAAAACCAGGGTGCCACGGTCGATTCACCCATGCGCTGGACGCCGCCGCGCACGCTGGAGGGGTGGAAGAAATCCACCTCCTTTCCCCAGCGCCTGCGGTGGGACCCGCACCAGGGCTCGTTCGCCGCTGTCCCCAACCTGCCGACGAGCTCCTGGCCGCGTGTGCCGCGGGCAGATCCGTACGTGGCCGATCCCGTCCTGGGGCTGGATGGCTGCACGTGGACGCAACTCCATCCCGGGAAGCCGCCGGTGATGCATGCCGTGGCGGGTGCGGTCTGGGGCACGCTGCGCGCTCAAGCCGGGCGCACCGGGGCGGGTGAGGAGACCGCGTACCTGTCGGCCTGCGTGCACGACGGGGAGCGCTGGCGCACGTGCGATGGCGCTCCGTACGTGGCGACGCTCGCGCCGGAGCCGGACCAGGACTGGGTGCAGCTTCTCCAGGAGTGGGTGCGGCGACTGGCGGAGCTGGAGCCGCCGGCCGTCCAGGACGGGCAGGCGGCCGTGGACGTGCTCGGGGCGTTGCGGTCCGGCTGCTGA
- the ispD gene encoding 2-C-methyl-D-erythritol 4-phosphate cytidylyltransferase, with protein MSTASSPPDAPRAAAVIVAGGSGLRFGGPVRKQYLEIGGVPVLLRALRAFLAHPRIVQVIVVLPAEDVLHAPTWLLDVPVRIVAGGAERGDSVANGLAAVEDAELVLIHDGARPFVDGGIIDRVLDGCVAGGAIAAVPVTDTIKQVDAEGAITGTPDRRTLWQAQTPQGFPVAALRDAYRRAAEEGVGATDDAALYERYVGPARVVMGSYRNLKVTRPDDLPIAEAIAAETRDAT; from the coding sequence TTGTCGACCGCATCTTCGCCGCCTGACGCGCCCCGCGCCGCCGCCGTGATCGTCGCCGGCGGCTCCGGGCTACGCTTCGGCGGGCCCGTGCGCAAGCAGTACCTGGAGATCGGCGGCGTGCCGGTGCTGCTGCGCGCCCTCCGTGCCTTTCTCGCGCATCCCCGCATCGTCCAGGTAATCGTCGTCCTCCCGGCGGAGGACGTGCTGCACGCGCCCACCTGGCTGCTGGACGTTCCTGTGCGGATCGTGGCGGGTGGCGCGGAGCGCGGCGACTCGGTCGCGAACGGGCTGGCGGCGGTGGAGGATGCGGAATTGGTGCTCATTCACGACGGCGCGCGTCCATTCGTCGATGGCGGGATCATAGACCGCGTGCTGGATGGATGCGTTGCGGGCGGAGCCATCGCCGCCGTGCCGGTGACGGACACCATCAAGCAGGTGGATGCAGAAGGCGCTATCACCGGCACGCCGGACCGGCGTACGCTCTGGCAGGCGCAGACGCCGCAGGGATTTCCGGTCGCCGCGCTACGGGATGCTTATCGGCGCGCCGCGGAGGAGGGCGTCGGGGCCACGGACGACGCGGCGCTGTACGAGCGCTACGTGGGTCCGGCCCGCGTCGTCATGGGATCGTACCGCAACCTGAAGGTCACGCGCCCGGACGACCTCCCAATCGCCGAGGCCATCGCGGCCGAGACGCGGGACGCCACCTGA
- a CDS encoding low molecular weight protein arginine phosphatase, giving the protein MPPAASVGLQMTEQASPPTTTYNLLFVCTGNTCRSPLAEGIARAELQRRGWANVQVKSAGVSAHPGVPATMEAVTVARRQGVDLSAHASQPLTPSLVSWADVVLTMGPSHLPSVDRMGGAEKAGTLGDFAAGGEGLGPSVPDPFGGPEALYEETFTELRRLVSAALDRLAPILHP; this is encoded by the coding sequence ATGCCACCGGCCGCGAGCGTGGGACTGCAGATGACGGAGCAGGCGAGCCCGCCCACCACCACCTACAACCTGCTGTTCGTCTGCACGGGCAACACCTGCCGCTCGCCCCTGGCGGAAGGCATCGCCCGGGCCGAGCTGCAGCGCCGCGGCTGGGCGAACGTGCAGGTGAAGTCGGCGGGAGTGTCGGCGCACCCGGGCGTGCCCGCGACGATGGAGGCGGTGACGGTGGCGCGGCGCCAGGGCGTGGACCTTTCCGCGCACGCCAGCCAGCCGCTGACGCCCTCGCTGGTGAGCTGGGCCGACGTGGTGCTGACGATGGGCCCCTCGCACCTGCCTAGCGTCGACCGGATGGGTGGGGCGGAAAAAGCCGGCACACTCGGCGATTTCGCCGCGGGCGGCGAAGGGCTGGGCCCCTCGGTGCCCGACCCGTTCGGCGGGCCCGAAGCCCTGTACGAAGAAACGTTCACCGAGCTCCGCAGGCTGGTGAGCGCCGCGCTGGACCGGCTGGCGCCCATCCTTCACCCGTGA